One Mercurialis annua linkage group LG3, ddMerAnnu1.2, whole genome shotgun sequence DNA window includes the following coding sequences:
- the LOC126673924 gene encoding uncharacterized GPI-anchored protein At3g06035-like, which translates to MASLKSPLLFLAIFLLSNSLVHCDDEEDNLFLCLNSHRAYLNLPTFTHNEAAECLAEEVAEILEDRPCNNGGAYTKYPYQKDHNITDLILKCHINITHTKYAVVLPVCVPKLEPTVVFTNYTRTYFEKFINDSKFTQIGMDSENDWMVIVLGTNSSDGDLAVSGAVTNGLGFGRTVLGFLLGLVLYLAY; encoded by the exons ATGGCCTCTCTCAAATCTCCTCTTCTTTTTCTTGCCATTTTCTTGCTTTCCAATTCTCTTGTGCATTGCGAtg ATGAAGAAGACAATTTATTCTTATGCCTAAACAGTCACAGAGCGTATCTAAACCTCCCAACTTTCACCCACAACGAAGCAGCAGAGTGTCTAGCCGAAGAAGTTGCAGAAATACTAGAAGATAGACCATGCAATAATGGTGGCGCCTACACCAAATACCCGTACCAAAAAGACCACAACATCACTGACCTAATATTAAAATGCCACATCAACATTACCCATACTAAATACGCCGTCGTTTTGCCTGTTTGCGTCCCTAAATTGGAACCAACTGTAGTGTTTACTAATTATACGAGAACgtattttgagaaatttattAATGACTCCAAATTTACTCAGATTGGAATGGATAGTGAAAATGATTGGATGGTCATTGTTTTGGGCACGAATTCTAGTGATGGTGATCTTGCTGTTTCTGGTGCTGTGACTAATGGTTTGGGTTTTGGTCGAACCGTTTTGGGTTTCTTGTTGGGTTTGGTTCTTTATCTTGCGTACTAG
- the LOC126674271 gene encoding NADPH-dependent aldehyde reductase 1, chloroplastic-like: MLPKLLSALRPASSLNPSRFLIRTPIRTCRKPQFPAILSVPATTSFVRMASSEQKFPPQKQATQPGKEHEMDPIPQYARSDYKPSDKLRGKVALVTGGDSGIGRAVCHSFALEGATVAFTYVKKQEDKDADDTLQLLKKSKTGDAKEPIAIPTDLGFDENCKKVVDEVVGAFGRIDILVNNAAEQHKAGSIEDIDDERLERVFRTNIFSQFFVTRHALKHMKEGGSIINTTSINAYKGNAKLLDYTATKGAIVAFTRGLALQLVNRGIRVNGVAPGPIWTPLIPASFDEEEVAEFGKQVPMQRAGQPIEVAPSYVFLACNHCSSYITGQVLHPNGGAIVNA; this comes from the exons ATGCTTCCAAAATTGTTATCAGCATTACGACCTGCTTCCTCTTTAAATCCTTCTCGGTTTCTCATCAGAACTCCCATCAGAACTTGCAGAAAACCCCAGTTTCCGGCTATATTATCAGTTCCGGCCACTACTTCGTTTGTAAGAATGGCTTCTAGTGAGCAGAAATTTCCTCCTCAGAAACAAGCAACACAGCCTGGTAAAGAGCATGAAATGGACCCTATCCCTCAGTATGCCAGGTCCGATTACAAGCCCTCCGACAAGCTTCGG GGAAAGGTGGCGCTGGTGACCGGAGGTGATTCCGGCATTGGAAGAGCAGTCTGCCACAGTTTCGCACTCGAGGGCGCGACTGTAGCGTTCACCTACGTAAAGAAACAGGAAGACAAGGACGCAGATGATACTCTTCAACTGCTGAAGAAAAGCAAGACCGGTGATGCTAAAGAACCCATTGCGATACCAACTGATTTAGGATTCGATGAGAATTGCAAGAAAGTAGTTGACGAAGTGGTCGGAGCATTCGGCCGGATCGACATTCTCGTCAACAATGCAGCTGAGCAACATAAGGCCGGATCTATCGAGGACATAGACGATGAACGCCTCGAAAGAGTGTTCAGAACTAACATTTTCTCGCAGTTCTTCGTAACCAGGCATGCTCTGAAGCATATGAAAGAGGGTGGTTCTATAATCAACACGACATCAATCAATGCGTACAAAGGAAATGCGAAGCTGCTTGATTATACCGCAACAAAAGGAGCAATCGTGGCGTTTACTAGAGGGCTTGCTCTGCAGCTAGTGAACAGAGGAATCCGGGTCAACGGTGTTGCTCCGGGGCCTATCTGGACTCCATTGATACCGGCCTCGTTTGACGAAGAGGAAGTGGCTGAATTTGGAAAACAGGTGCCCATgcaaagagctggccagccgaTCGAGGTTGCGCCGTCTTATGTTTTTCTTGCTTGTAACCACTGCTCGTCTTACATCACCGGCCAAGTTCTTCACCCTAATG GTGGCGCCATTGTGAATGCTTGA
- the LOC126674272 gene encoding glucose and ribitol dehydrogenase-like, which yields MAAGDGTKFPPQKQETQPGKEHEMDPIPSYAPLSDYKPSDKLQGMVALVTGGDSGIGRSVCHFFALEGATVAFTYVNKQEDKDAAETLELLRKSKGGDAKEPMAIAMDLGFDENCKKVVDEVVGAFGRIDILVNNAAEQYKAASVEDIDEERLERVFRTNIFSHFFMTRHALKHMKEGSSIINTTSINAYKGNAKLLDYTSTKGAILAFTRGLALQLVSRGIRVNGVAPGPIWTPLIPASFNEEEVANFGKQVPMQRAGQPNEVAPSYVFLACNQCSSYITGQVLHPNGGYIVNG from the exons ATGGCTGCAGGTGATGGTACAAAATTTCCTCCTCAAAAACAAGAAACACAGCCTGGGAAAGAGCATGAAATGGATCCCATCCCTAGCTATGCGCCTCTGTCCGATTACAAACCATCCGATAAGCTTCAG GGGATGGTGGCGCTAGTGACCGGAGGTGACTCCGGCATCGGAAGGTCAGTGTGCCACTTTTTTGCACTGGAGGGTGCAACTGTGGCGTTCACGTACGTGAACAAACAGGAGGATAAAGATGCAGCGGAGACGCTTGAACTGCTGAGGAAGAGCAAGGGTGGTGATGCTAAAGAGCCGATGGCGATTGCAATGGATTTGGGGTTCGATGAGAATTGTAAGAAAGTGGTTGATGAAGTGGTCGGAGCATTTGGCCGGATTGATATTCTTGTGAACAATGCGGCTGAGCAATATAAGGCTGCTTCTGTGGAGGACATTGATGAGGAGAGGCTTGAAAGAGTTTTCAGAACTAATATTTTCTCACATTTCTTCATGACCAG ACATGCTTTGAAGCATATGAAAGAAGGAAGTTCTATAATAAACACAACATCAATCAATGCATACAAAGGAAACGCAAAGTTGCTCGATTACACATCAACTAAAGGAGCAATTCTGGCGTTCACCAGAGGACTTGCTTTGCAGCTAGTAAGCAGAGGAATTCGGGTCAATGGTGTGGCTCCGGGACCTATCTGGACTCCGTTGATACCGGCTTCATTCAACGAGGAAGAAGTGGCTAACTTTGGAAAACAGGTTCCGATGCAAAGAGCCGGCCAGCCAAATGAGGTTGCGCCTTCTTATGTTTTTCTTGCTTGTAACCAGTGCTCTTCTTACATCACTGGCCAAGTACTTCACCCTAATG GTGGCTACATTGTTAATGGCTGA
- the LOC126674270 gene encoding mevalonate kinase produces MEVKARAPGKIILSGEHAVVHGSTAVAASIDLYTYITLSLPSDNDDTLKFEFKDMALEFSWPIARIKAAFPNLDVPSSSTPASCSIESMKSISALVEEQHIPEAHIALASGVSAFLWLYTSIQGFKPATVVVNSDLPLGSGLGSSAAFCVALSAALLALSDSVNVDIKHEGWLMFGASELDLLNKWAFEGEKIIHGKPSGIDNTVSTFGNMIKFRSGNLTCIKSNIPLKMLITNTKVGRNTKALVAGVSERTLRHPNAMSFVFNAVDSISNELAAIIQSPAPDELSITEKEEKLEELMEMNQGLLQSMGVSHASIETVLRTTLKYKLASKLTGAGGGGCVLTLLPTLLSGTVVDKVIAELESCGFQCLLAGIGGNGAEICFAGSS; encoded by the exons ATGGAAGTGAAAGCAAGAGCACCGGGAAAAATAATCCTCTCCGGTGAACATGCGGTGGTGCACGGATCGACTGCCGTCGCTGCCTCCATTGATCTCTACACTTATATCACCCTCTCTCTTCCCTCTG ACAATGATGACACACTGAAATTTGAGTTCAAGGACATGGCATTAGAATTTTCATGGCCAATTGCTAGAATCAAAGCAGCATTCCCTAACTTAGATGTTCCGTCCTCTTCGACGCCCGCCTCTTGCTCGATAGAATCGATGAAGTCGATTTCAGCTTTGGTTGAGGAACAACATATTCCGGAAGCACATATTGCTCTTGCTTCCGGAGTGTCGGCTTTTTTATGGCTATATACTTCAATCCAAGG ATTTAAACCTGCTACTGTGGTTGTCAATTCTGACCTTCCACTCGGTTCTGGCCTTGGCTCGTCTGCTGCTTTCTGTGTTGCCCTTTCAGCGGCTCTTCTTGCTTTATCAGACTCTGTAAATGTGGACATCAAGCACGAAGGATGGTTGATGTTTGGGGCTTCTGAACTTGACTTATTAAATAAATGGGCTTTTGAAGGTGAAAAGATAATTCACGGAAAGCCATCCGGAATAGACAACACTGTCAGCACATTCG GAAACATGATCAAGTTCAGGTCTGGTAATCTGACATGCATAAAGTCTAACATCCCACTCAAAATGCTTATTACTAACACGAAAGTTGGAAGGAATACTAAAGCACTAGTTGCTGGGGTTTCAGAGAGAACCTTACGGCATCCTAACGCAATGAGCTTTGTTTTTAACGCTGTTGATTCTATCAGTAACGAACTGGCCGCTATCATACAGTCACCTGCTCCAGATGAGCTATCTATTACTGAGAAGGAAGAAAAACTAGAAGAATTAATGGAAATGAATCAAGGTCTACTTCAAAGCATGGGGGTTAGCCATGCCTCTATAGAAACCGTTCTTCGAACAACATTGAAGTACAAGTTGGCTTCCAAGCTGACCGGAGCGGGTGGTGGGGGTTGCGTGCTGACACTATTGCCGACCT TGCTATCAGGCACAGTTGTTGATAAAGTAATCGCAGAGCTGGAATCGTGTGGATTTCAGTGTTTGCTTGCTGGAATTGGTGGCAATGGCGCTGAAATTTGCTTTGCTGGTTCATCCTGA